A genomic stretch from Clostridia bacterium includes:
- the mnmG gene encoding tRNA uridine-5-carboxymethylaminomethyl(34) synthesis enzyme MnmG, which produces MDYFAGEYDIVVVGGGHAGCEAALAAARLGCKTAMFAINLDSVANMPCNPSIGGTAKGHLVREIDALGGEMGKNTDRTFIQSKILNSAKGPAVFSLRAQADRRKYQMEMKHVVEKQENLDIKQSEIVDMLIRDGRVESVKTHTGAVYKCRAIILATGTFLKGRIIIGDVSYSGGPDGLFPANKLSDSLVENGIELYRFKTGTPARLNRRSIDFSKMEEQPGDERVVPFSFETEEIDREQVSCWLTYTTEETHRIIKENLHRSPLYCGDIKGVGPRYCPSIEDKVVRFADKDRHQVFLEPMGLGTEEMYLQGMSSSLPEDVQIAMMKTIPGLENVSVMRSAYAIEYDCIDATQLELSLEFKNIDGLFAAGQINGSSGYEEAAAQGLIAGINAAMKIKGREPLILDRSEAYIGVLIDDLITKGTKEPYRMMTSRSEYRLLLRQDNADLRLTPRGYETGLITEERYNKFVDKRDKIYSEIERLEKTVVPPSEKVNKFLESKNSSTIKSGVKLVELLRRPEINYDDLAEIDEERPELSYSIREQVAISVKYEGYIKRQMMQVGQFKKLETKKLPKNIDYNDIQGLRIEARQKLNQIKPDSVGQASRISGVSPADISVLLVYLEQARRGK; this is translated from the coding sequence ATGGATTATTTTGCTGGTGAATACGATATAGTAGTAGTTGGCGGAGGACATGCCGGCTGTGAAGCCGCTCTTGCTGCAGCAAGGCTTGGCTGCAAGACAGCAATGTTTGCAATAAATCTGGACAGTGTAGCAAATATGCCCTGTAATCCCAGTATAGGGGGAACTGCAAAAGGGCATTTGGTGAGAGAGATAGATGCTCTTGGTGGAGAAATGGGAAAAAACACTGACAGGACTTTTATTCAATCCAAAATACTTAATTCAGCCAAAGGCCCTGCTGTTTTTTCTCTTCGTGCTCAAGCTGATAGGAGAAAATATCAGATGGAAATGAAGCACGTAGTAGAAAAGCAGGAAAATCTTGATATAAAGCAATCAGAAATAGTAGATATGCTGATCAGGGATGGAAGAGTCGAAAGTGTAAAGACTCACACTGGAGCGGTATACAAATGCAGGGCTATAATATTGGCTACGGGCACCTTTTTAAAGGGAAGGATAATAATCGGGGATGTAAGCTATAGTGGGGGACCGGATGGATTGTTCCCTGCAAACAAGCTTTCAGACAGTCTTGTTGAAAACGGTATAGAGCTATATAGGTTTAAAACTGGAACACCTGCAAGGTTGAACAGAAGAAGTATTGATTTTTCAAAGATGGAAGAACAGCCTGGGGATGAGAGGGTAGTTCCTTTCTCGTTTGAAACTGAGGAAATAGACAGGGAGCAGGTATCATGCTGGCTTACCTATACTACGGAGGAAACTCATAGAATTATAAAAGAGAATTTACATAGATCTCCCCTATATTGTGGTGATATTAAAGGGGTAGGGCCGAGGTATTGTCCTTCCATAGAGGATAAAGTAGTAAGATTTGCCGATAAGGACAGGCATCAGGTATTCCTTGAGCCTATGGGGCTTGGGACTGAAGAAATGTACTTGCAGGGCATGTCCAGCAGTTTACCGGAAGATGTGCAGATCGCAATGATGAAAACAATTCCTGGGCTGGAAAATGTATCTGTAATGAGGAGTGCGTACGCAATAGAGTATGACTGCATTGACGCTACTCAGCTCGAACTGTCACTTGAATTCAAAAATATAGATGGATTATTTGCTGCAGGGCAGATAAACGGAAGCTCGGGGTATGAGGAAGCGGCAGCACAGGGGCTGATTGCCGGTATTAATGCTGCAATGAAGATTAAGGGCAGGGAGCCTTTGATACTTGATAGATCGGAAGCCTATATAGGAGTTTTAATAGATGATCTCATAACAAAAGGAACAAAGGAGCCTTATAGAATGATGACTTCAAGATCTGAATACAGACTGTTGTTGAGACAGGATAATGCAGATCTGAGACTTACCCCCAGAGGCTATGAAACAGGGTTGATAACTGAAGAAAGATATAATAAATTTGTGGATAAAAGGGATAAAATATATTCTGAAATTGAAAGGCTGGAAAAGACAGTTGTTCCACCGAGTGAGAAGGTTAATAAATTTCTTGAAAGCAAAAACAGTTCAACTATAAAAAGTGGTGTAAAGCTGGTAGAACTTCTGAGACGGCCGGAAATTAATTATGATGACCTAGCAGAGATAGATGAGGAACGGCCGGAATTAAGTTATTCGATAAGAGAACAGGTGGCAATTTCCGTTAAGTACGAAGGCTATATAAAAAGACAGATGATGCAGGTTGGACAGTTCAAAAAGCTGGAAACAAAAAAACTCCCTAAAAATATAGATTATAATGATATACAGGGTTTAAGGATTGAGGCAAGGCAGAAGCTTAATCAGATAAAGCCTGATTCAGTAGGGCAGGCATCTAGGATCTCCGGAGTATCTCCTGCAGATATATCTGTACTTTTGGTATATCTGGAACAGGCACGTAGAGGAAAATAA